A genomic segment from Ptychodera flava strain L36383 chromosome 8, AS_Pfla_20210202, whole genome shotgun sequence encodes:
- the LOC139138601 gene encoding uncharacterized protein, which translates to MPLMVRSRYTIIKLLCCLTAATVAMVVFHQGVIGVKRNEDQAVTQLQWKVEKGNQTRGVNTHVYFNLTTSEASSGIALTRNETKGLIYHNNRTDTPAVYRERSQLIELPLREPSKNVQRNKLHQESLGGRQASRLVLPACKGRQLELE; encoded by the exons ATGCCCTTGATGGTGCGCAGTCGATATACAATCATCAAGCTGCTTTGTTGCCTGACTGCAGCAACCGTTGCAATGGTCGTGTTTCATCAGGGAGTCATCG GTGTAAAGAGAAACGAAGATCAAGCTGTGACGCAACTACAGTGGAAAGTCGAAAAAGGAAACCAGACACGAGGTGTTAATACACACGTttatttcaacttgacaacgtCGGAAGCTAGTTCTGGCATCGCATTGACTAGAAACGAAACCAAAGGATTGATCTATCATAACAACAGAACT GATACACCTGCCGTGTATAGGGAGAGAAGTCAGCTCATTGAAC TACCTTTGCGAGAACCATCCAAAAATGTTCAGCGGAACAAACTCCACCAGGAATCTCTTGGTGGACGACAAGCGTCGCGTCTTGTGCTGCCCGCTTGCAAAGGTCGCCAACTCGAACTGGAATAG